The window tagctgggattacaggcatgcaccaccacacccagctagttttgtatttttagtagagatggggtttctccacgttggtgaggctggtctcgaactcctgacctcaggtgatccgcctgcctcggcctcccaaagtgctgggattataggtgtgagccactgcgcctggcttcttTATACTGAGTCTTAAAagatctctttaaaaattaagtttaaaaagaatAGCACACATCAGTATGTATGTATACGtctcatttatatgaaatcaggaaatatatatgttattactTATTATACATAAATTGTCTGGAAGGATATATAAGCTATTGTGAACACTGGTTGCTCTGGAGAGGGAAAGCTGGAAGGCGGTTAATGGAGGGAGGCCAACTTACGTTTTACTGTATACTCCTTTGTACCATGTGAATGTATTAACCTATTCGAcaattagtttaaaaatttttttttaactattaaaaagGTATACATTGTCCTTAGGGGAAAGGTGTGGTAGAATTTATAGAAGAAACAATAAATTTTGTCCCAAACCCATTATCCTTCCCATACCCACTCTGTAAGGCCACTGCTAACACAGTCTCTGAGCCTGACCTGACCCAGGCAGGGCCCCAAAAGTTCTGCAGTACTGGTCTTGCTTCctcaagaaaaacaaatcctCTTTCTGCATTTCTTTGGAAATACTGAGCAAAAAGAGATGGCTGGGATTTCACAGAAATTACATGTTAACTTTTAGATCACTGCTGAAACTAAAGAATGGGTCTAGAAACCAAAACGAAAGAACTGGATAGAACACTGGAAATCTCAATGAATGCTGGAAAGCCCTCTACATACTATTTCATTTTCTGCCTTGGTAATAGGGTAGCTAATAGAAGATAAAAACAGAGAAGATGAGAATGTCTTATGCAAATAACAACCTTTAGCATTCTTTACTCACACAGCAGTATTCCTTAGTGGGTACATACTCATGCATAGACAAGCTTTACCCAAAAGAACAAGTCCATACCATGCAGAACACAATCCCATGATGAAACCTCTCTAAAAGCCTGACTGGCTACTAAAACCAattggtgttttttttaaattctggagtTAGTAGCTACATCATGCAAGCTGGGAAACAGTGATTAAGAAATAGTGTCACTTGTAGGCTGTGAAAAATCTCAAAGACAAGGGAACATTTTTTGAAAGCTAGATTCAGGGAAGCCACGattaaatgtatacttttttggggaattgggggtggggggaaacgGGGCTACCATTTCTAAATCTTAAAGGAATCATCTTCTTAATCTCATTCCAATTACTTGACTGAATAGAGccaaaaaagagtaaaattatgAGGAACACAACATGGGCAAGTTTTATGGACTATGTTTGATGGACACAGACTATGCCCAAAACTCAAACCCACATGGAACTGTGGGGCAATGGATATAAGCAACAAACTGGTCAAAAAATGTATCTGTATCATTGAGAGATCATTTCCCATtactagaaacacaaataaatcgGTGCCTACCAATGCTGGTTTGAGGCCACCATTTCCTCATAAGGAGGTGGACTGATTTCATTTAACCTAAAAGCAGTTTGGATATTTAGTCCCACCAGCACAAGCTacatataaattgaaaaaaatctcatgcACATAGCTagacatgaaatattttctttcctcctgtgAATCCTTATACCAAGTAATGATTAAAATTTAGCTGTAAACTTGATACATAGGaggcacaattttaaaaaaattaagaaatggatGATGATAGGTCTTTTGTTAGACAATTCATTGAAAATTCAACTTCCCCTAAAATTCAACGTTCAGTGCTGGGTAAAAAAGGCATGCAACCAAGTTACCAGCCTCCTCAAGCAGGACACAAGGAACACATTGGCTGCAGAAAACACACCGTAGCAGTTATAGGTTTCATGCCAACAAACCAATGATTAACAAGGATGATTAGAGTCTGGATGGAGCCAAGACACAAGCTCTTTGCCTTTCTGATGCTGACTCAAAAGCCACAAGCACACACATTTCCCCATGGCAGGTTCATACCAGCGGACTTCAGTTGCTTATGTCTCTCTTGTTCCTGGATTGTAGACTTTGGCAAAAGTGGAGTAAGTCCTCGGGACTTGGTGGGTCTCATGTAGCCTTTCATTGGTTCTGCCATTCtgcttttatcttcctttttcccttctcctGGTGTCTTTGATTcagatttttctgtcattttctgaGGTGTCTCCAAAATCTTATCTTTGGGTTCTGGGAGTCGAACACCCTTGGAAGCAGTCATTATTACTAACGTATCCGCCACCTCTGAAGGAGGAGCTTCGACTTTGCTATGTAAGAAATCTGACTGGATTTCTGGTGTTGGCAAGGAAACGCTTTCCAATTCCGTGATTTTACAAGCCAGACTAATTTCTTTCAATTTATCATTTTCACTTTTTGGAGACAAAAGAGTCAGATCTACCTTCTTATTCAAACTATCTGAACCTTTGGAATTTCTATCTTGAGCATTTTGGTCCTCACAAAAACTGAGCTTTTGTGCTTTGTCTTCCAGTAAGTCAGGAATCTGAACTGCAACAGACCCTTCTTTAgtctctttctcttcattcaCTGGATGTGCTGGGAAATTACCTCTATCTGCATATCCTTCTAGGGCTCTGGCCTCTCCTGGTAGGCTCTGGTCTTCTACTGGCACTCCAGGAAGGAGGTGACCTTTTGCTAGCTCTGTGACTTTCTCTACTGAATGCTTAGACGCACCACTGTGCACTGACTCAGATTCTCCTATCACATGCCCTTCATCGATCCCTGCTTCATTTTTCATGGAATCAGCAAGCTCAGCTTTATTCTTAAGAGAGTGATCTCCATGAATGTTAACTGTTTCTATGGCTGTTGTAATAGGTAGAGCAACTCCTCCTGTGCTTGTAGAGGGCACAACAGCAGAGGGACCCTTGGGTCTTTCTTGACCTGGGACTCCATCTTTGGTGTAGTTATCTACCATTAATGATTTGGAAATCTGGGCTGGGGCtatctcttgcccattttttgCCAAGGTATCTGGAAAGGAATCACCTTCCTTTACTACTTGAGGAGTAGGAGTGGGCAGTTTTTCACAGGCTGCTGATTCCAGAACCTCTAGAGGAGATGATTTATTTATCAGCTCTGATGGTGTTCTGGGACAGGTAAATGTAATATTTCTATTTTCGTCCATATAGGCCATTCCTTCAATTCCCTGGTCCCCTGTGGTTTCCATGGGAACATGTATTTTTGTTGCATCTATCTTATTCTCCAGAATGTGCTTCTCAGGAGaactatttttaacctttttactTTTTCCATCATTACTCCTTTTACTTGGTTTGTCAGCCACTGCAGTGTATCTATTGGCTGCATCTGTCTTATTCTCCTCAGATACTACTGAAGGAACAAATCCTGCCCCCTGGATTTGCTCTTGGCAGCTCACATCTGTCACCTTGGCAGGTGGTTCAGTAACAGTAGAAGCCTTGACTGTGCTTATCTTGTTTTCCCCAAGAGTCCCAAGCTCAACAAAATTAACCTGAAAATTTCCACCCTTCCTGTCAACTGCTTCCACTGTGGGTGTATCTGGTGTATGTGAGAACGAAGAATCATGCATTTTGGGGAAAGTAAATCCTATTTCCTTGCTTTTATGGGGAATACTACCAGTATCTCCATCCTTCCCTTCAAAAGGTGGGTTAAggatttcttccttcctctccattctAGCAGGCTGTgtggaataattatttttaaactttttgctttTGCCTTCATTGCCTCTCTTTTTAGGCTTTTCAGAAATCCAGGGAGCTGCCTCATGATCCTTCCATGGACACCTTCCTTCCTTGCTCTGGTTATTGACACCCATATCTTTGACTACATCTCCTGTTTCTGTGCTAACACCAGAAGTCTGAGTCATGCCTGATCCACTTTCCAAAGGAATCAATGCCTGCATGGTGCCTGCCACCTTAGGCTGAGTCATCTCTTTAGGCTCCCCCATCACCACTGCCTCCGTGAGATCAGCCTTAGTGCCTGGTTGCTTTGAAGAATTCAGCCCCAGCTCCTCACTCTTATCCTGAGTAGTCATTCCTTCAGTTTTAGAGACTGGCTCACTCGGTATGAGAACAGCCCTTCCGTCCTTCTGGCTGTCCAGAAGAAATGGCAGCTCAGATTTTGCTTTTACCTTCCCAGAATCTGTTCTCATTTTCCCAGaacttccccttcccttcctgcttTTGCCATCACCTGCCATTCTCTTAAATGGTTCATTCTCTACCCCAGGGACCTGTACCAACACTTGGCCCTGCAGCTGCTCAGAAGTAAAGATGCTGATCTCTTGTCTTTCGTTGGGAAAAGCTTCCTTTTTTAGTTCTTTATCCTCTTCAGCTCCTTCAGGAAACTCCTTCAGTTTGACATTCTGCAGTTTAGTCATTTTACTTTCATTATTCCCTTCTTTTAGATTACATTCTAATGGATTACTTGCTATCAAAGTGGGTACCAAATTTGGTATTTCTTTTGCTGCTGTGGGTTTTGAAACTACACCCATAACCTCTTGGTCCAAGAAAGGAGAGCAACCCTCTTTAAGTCTGATATCCAAAGGGGTTTCTACATTGTATGCAGAAACTTCTGCTAGGGGTCCTTTCAGATTGAGAGGGCCTACTGACTGGCTTTTATCTACAGGAGTCTTCAGGTGGGGTGCAGGCTGTGGTTTGTATTCATGTTGCTTCAGCAATTTCTTGTCTTGGTTTTGTAGTACTGACTTGTTACTTTTGCTCTCTTCCTCTACTCTCAGCTTAGACTGAGAACTTATTGCAGTTTTGGGGGCTTCTTCAGAAGGATATAAAGGAATTCTGAGACTCTCTGAGACAAAGTTCTCAGCTACCAGTCTGGCTGCACTGGAGTTAACTAAACATTCCCTTTTCAAGTTTTCTCCAGATACAAGTCCATATTCTGTACCCATAGTGGTAGGCTGGCTGGGGAGAACACCTGATTTTTGTGTGTCAGCTGCAAATGGATGACCTTTAGGCTTATCTGCATTGTCATCATCCGAAGGTCCTCCAGCCCGTGGTTGAGAATATCTCTTTTGCtttggtttcttcttctttttcttcatcattaTTGGTGTGCTTTCTATATCCCAGGCCTCCCTGCCAAGAtccctctggggttcaagtgagtcAACATGAATACTTTTTCTTTGGTTCCCAGGCCCACCACAGGAGGATGAACCAGAGACCCAACCTGACTCAGACAAAGAGCAGTGGCCCAGCCTGTGATCAAGAGTCTTCCATGGAGGAGAGCctcccagcagctcaggagggACCCTGGCAGGCTTGGGCCGGGTTGACCTGCGGTCACTGGGTCTGCAAACTTGTTTGGCTTGTGTGGGAGGGGTACCGCAATACATGAAGTTGGCTAAAATTCCAAACAAAAAACTCCTCGTtattgtttcttaaaaacaacaaaaaacaaacaaacaaacaaaaaaaccagaccATATAAATGACTAATTTAAGGAGGCTATTTTCACTAATACATATAGTACTTACTGTAATTTGCTCAGGAAAACAGtcttttctaaaacatttctCACTTTTAACTGGCGCtagcaaaaatatttaacagatCATCATCTCAGGTAAAGattgttttcaaacatttataaaatatttgaaatttcagAAGTAGCAggattgaacttttaaaaatgaaacatttcacATCTTTTAACCTCTAAAAATAAGCACTTACTGCCTGTAAATCTCATCTGATTTATATTGGTCATTCTTAGTGCTTGCCTCTTTTTGGTGAAATTTATTAATTGCTTCAGTTAAATATACATGATTTTGGACAAAATTTATAATTCTAAGACTAGGTCACCAATATTAAACTAATACTTGTCAAACAAACCAGACAGATTCTGGGAACTAGATCAGAAGGCCAGACTTAAGTCActtcacgcacacacacaaaatatactgAATCCACATTTTGGTCAGAGAAAAATTCTCATGATTCCAGAACCAGAGCATCCTACTTTGAAAGACAAATATGTTAAATTTCAACATTCTGCTCCTAAATGTACTTcccaaaagacagagaaatatatataatgttaagtaggataattaattttaacaattaaGATGAGTACCTTTGGAAGAGTTTCAGCAGGTGATCTGGTCTAACCTTCCTCCCAGTTAATATAATATGGATCCAAGATCCTGGCAAGAGTCTCATTAAGAGCAGGTATATGCCAGCTCCTGTCAAGTCTGACCCAATAAATTGATTTCCAAGaatattataatatgtaaatagTGGATTTCATTCTTGTCCTTACCCCTCCAATATCCTCTAAATCCTAGCCTTTGTTTAATATCTCAGGTTAATTATTGCATCGCTCAAAAAATTGCTAGGCTATAGTATCCCCCAGTATTTATAACATTTAATTCAGCAATTAATCAGCAGCTATTCAGTGCCAtcttttatactattttattcaattattatgTAAATCTTGGGTTTCAGAGTTCATGCCTGAGAACTTATCTCTTCATTCAGgttataatataataattcagGGGGCAAGGACGGGGACTTAAATATCTATATGCCTTAACATGGTGTATTTTGTATACCATAAGCACTTGATAAATCTTTACTGATTTGTTGAGTCagtaaaacaacatttaaaaaaaaaatcacacatttatTTAAGCTCTAGTCTTGTGCTAGGTAGTGTGCAAAGCATTAGagattctaagtgaaataagtcatgGGCCCTTATGTCCCATATGTCAGGATGTCCACATTCCAATCATAGTCacagaaaagtaaacagaaaatcaaGTTGATAATCATATACATATGCTTCTGGGTTATTAAAAACAGGTAATCTTCAAATTCACTGAATAATCAAACTTTAAATTGGAAAGTATCTTAGAGCAGTACCTCTCAAAGTTTAATGAAAATTAGAATTATCTggggatctaattaaaatgcagataataattACAAAGGCCTAAGGTAGagcccaagattctgcatttctaccaGCCTCTCAGGTAATGTAGATGCTGTTGGGCCATGGAACACTGTAACTAGTAAGACTTTAGAGAACATTTGAccaattaatttatattatagcTAAGTAAACTGAGATATAGGCAAGTTATGTAACTTGCTTAAGACCACACAGGATAGAATAGTGAATAGCTGAACCAGATCAAAATTTGGGTGTCCTTTCTTCACTATGAAAACAGtggagaaggccaggcacggtcgctcacgcctgtaatcccaacactttgggaggctgaggtgggcagatcaccagaggtcaggagtttgagaccagcctggccaacatggtgaaacctcatctctactaaaaattagccgggcatggtggcaggcgcctgtaatcccagctactcaggaggctgaggcaggagaatcgcttgaacccagtaggtggaggatgcagtgagccaagatcacgccattgcacgccagcctgggcgacagagtgagactctgtctcaaaaaaaaaaaaacaacgacaacaacaacaaaaaaaacagtggagaaaaaaaaaattaggtatccTGATTTGCTGTagtagtaatttttaaagatataacaaGCTGACATTCTGTCTAAACCAGATAAAATCTGTCTAAGAGAATTGACTTCATAAACTATACTGCTGATTACCACCATACAACAGGGAACTAGAGACAATGTCTACCATCACTACTCTATCGCCCCTAATTTGTTTCAAAgagttcattttgttttcctaactTACCTGAGGTCTCTGAAGAAAGCTCAGAAGGTTGACTGTTGCATGGTTTCCTTTCCCCTAGTTTTTCTAACACAGAATCCTCCTCGGCCGGCAAGCTGCACTTTTTCCCCGTTCCTGTGACGGTTTCTAAAGGTAATAACAAAAGCCACACACGTTTCAGAGAAGCATGATTTCAGCTATTTTCCATCTGCCAGAAATTGGATATGGGATTAGTTTCTGAGGAGTTCTCCTACAAGGGGCAGCAAAGGAGTGAAGTGGTAGTTGGAAGCTGAAGTTGGGAAGGTATGTCTagttatgttacttttttttttttttttgagatggagtttttcactctttgttgctcaggctggagtgcaatggtgcgatctcggctcaccacaacctccgtctcccaggttcaagtgattctcctgcctcagcctcccgagtagctgggattacaggcatgcgccaccatgcccggctaattttgtatttttagtggagacggggtttctccatgttggtcaggctagtcttgaattcccgacctcaggtgatccgcccacctcggccgcccaaagtgctgggattacaggtgtgagccaccatgcccggtcaatGTTTCGTTTTTTAAGATGGGAAAAATAACAAACGTTTGTTAAATGGGTGGGAATGATCCaatgaaaaaagatttaaattggTATGAGGGGCAAAAAAGGGAAGAATACATGGGGCAATATATCGAGTAGGAAAGAGGAGATGGAATCTAGGGCAAAATGAGGAGAGGTTGGTCTTAATTAGGAGCAGGAACAGTTTACTTATAAAAACGGGAACTTTCATAAGCAGAGACCATGGATACAGATACAAGTAGTTGGGTAGATAATGGAATAGAAGTTTGTCGATGTTCTATTTTATTGCTTGACTTATCTGCAAGAAAAACAGGACAATCAGCAGAGAATGAACATAGAAAAggtgttggaggtgggaggagggtaaaGGCGGGAAAGAGTTGTCTAGGAGAGCAGGAGTATGAATAAACTTGCAAAGTACAGTGTGACTGTCTGTACTTTACCTGGCATGATGTTTGTCCTTAGTCTTCTCGAGACTACAACCTGGTAGAGAGAAATACTGAGAATAAGCACAAGCACGTACCTGGTGAAATCATGAAAGTAGGTGCAGCTGACTGCCCCACATCCTGCAGAGATTCTAAATGGGAATCCTCACTTATTCCTTTTTGTGTTTGTGCAATTTCCATGTCTTTAATTGGAACTGGTGTTGCCTCTGTTTCTGAGAGTGGTGGAACATCTTTGGCTGGAGTCACATTGTTGGCCAGGGTCAGAACCCCATCCTTAGCCAGGGGTGCTTCTGTTTTGAGGGCTGGGACCTGATCCTCAGTCAGGGCCACCTCCATTTCTGGAGGCAGACATACGTTCTTGATGAGAACTACTTCTGTTTCTGGAGGTGGAGTCACATCCTTGCCCAGAGCCATTTCTGTTTCTGATAGTGGAGACATGTCCTTCAACAAGCCCACTTCTTTTACTGTGGACGGAGCCACATCCTTGGCCGGGGCTATTTCTGTTTCTGGGAGTTGAGCCATGTCCTTGACTGGGGCCACCTCTGCTTCTAAAGGTAGTGCTTTATCCTTGGTCAAGATCACGTTGGTTTCCGGGGGCAGTGTCATGTCCCTGGCCAGGGCTACCTCTGTTTCTGAGGACAAAGCCACCTTCTCAGCAGAGGATATTTCTGTGGATGATATAATGTCATTAGCCTGTGCCACCTCTATTTCTGAGAGTAATACCAAATCCTTGGCTGGGACTATCTTGTTTTCTTTGGGTGGTCCCATGTCCTTGGAAGGAGCCAAGTCCATTTTTATAGGAGATgccctctctgtttctttcttgttttctttgggTGGTCCCATGTCCTTGGAAGGGGCTAAGTCCATTTTTATAGGAGATGccctctctgtttctttcaaCAGTGTCACATCCTTGGCTGGGGCTACCTCTGTTTCTGTGGGCAGTACCACATTCTTGGCTGAAGATACATCTGTTTCTGTGGGCCATCTGACATCCTTAACCAGGGCCACTTCTTTTTCTGTGGGTAGTTCCATGTCCTTGACTAGGGCCATATCTGATTCCATGGATGGCTGCATGTCCTTGGCCAGTGTCACATCTAATTTGGTGGGTGATTCCATATCTTTAGCCAATGCCACCTCGGTTTTTGTAGCTAGTGCCATGTCCTTGGCGAGGGCCATCTCTGTTTCTTTAGATGGTGCCATGTCAGTAGTCTTCAGTCCCATCATTATTTCCAATGCTTGTGCTGGTGGCCTCTCTTCTGATGCCATTTCTATCTCCTTGGCTAGCTCTAAGGGAACTAAATTGGAAATTTAGGACACATCATTGTCTACTCATACCTTTGCATTAAAAATGCTTACTTTCTTCAGGCATGAGAGTATTTGGCTTTTGTGACCATAAGACTGTACACATAACTAAGAATTAAtgttaggccgggcacagtggctcacgcctgtaatcccagaactttgggaggccgaggcggatggatcatctgaggtcaggagttcgagaccagcctgacaaacatggtgaaaccctgtctctactaaaaatacagaaattagccatgcagtggcaggcgcctgtaatcccagctacttgggaggctgaagcaggagaattgctagaacccaggaggcggagtttgcaatgaaccgagatcacggcattgcactccagcctgggggacagggcaagagtccgtctcaaaaaaaaaaaaaaaaaaagaagaagaagctaaTGTCAAGTAACATATTCTGCCTACTCTTTGACAGTCTCAACACTTGGAAGAATAAGATGTAAAATACTGGGAGGACAAGTAGTGGAGGAGAAAtggcaaagaagagagaaaacatagGCTTCAAAAATAACACGGGCACAGAATTAGTATTAGAAAGATAATCTGTGGGACAGCAGGTCAGTCATGCTTCCTATCAAGAAAAACTCCAGAGTTCTAAATCTGtactgaatttttgtttttgttttttgagacacggtctcacgctgttgcccaagctggagtgcagtagcatgatctcggctcccgggttcaagcaattctcctgtctcagcctccctagtagctgggattataggtacacgccaccacgctgagcttatttatttatttatttagctctttcacccaggctggagtgcagtggcgcaatctcggctgacagcaacctctgccttccggtttcaagtgattctcctgcctcagcctccctagtagctgggattacaggcacctgccaccacgcccagctaattttttgtatttttagtagagacggggtttcaccatgttggccaggctggtctcgaactcctgacctcaggtgatctgcccgccttggcctcccaaagtgttgggattacaggcgtgagccaccgtgcctagaccaatttttgtattttttgtagaaatggggtttcaccatgttggctgggctggtctggaactcctgacctcaagtgatctgcctgcctcagcttcccaaagtgctgggattataagtgtgagccaccacaccaggccgtAAATCTgtactgaattaaaaaaaaaaattctgatacctaatacaatgaaaatgtgatgaaaaaaatatatatatgttaaaaaatttaaaaaaagtatttatgtGCCCGTTAACCCTAAGTGTTATAGTTCAACAATTTAATTCCTCCAGTGGTGATATCACTAATATAAGCAAAACATTTGTGATTGTTCTGAAATTTTTATACCTGCTGTAAGCTGCTAAAAAATACACCTGATGATTTATATTGATTACCAATACTGCAACCATTAACTGATAAAGGGAGTCTCTAATAGTTTACCTGCCGTTGGCTGAGGAGGTTCTGCAACAGCCTCTGGGGAAACAAAGGACTCTGAGTGTGGAGAGTTTAAGGCTTCCACAGACCACCCCTGAGGTACAACAGCTGTGTTGCAGGGAGACATACCTAATATTGAAacacaaacaaatacattttgaaactTAGTAAACATTGGAAACAAAAggtatttgatatatttttgttttgttttgttttgtttgttttttttttgagacagagtttcgctctgttgcccacgcagacagagtgaagtggcgtgatctcggctcactgcaagctccgcttcccgggttcacgccattctcctgcctcagtctcccgagtagctgggactacaggcgcctgccacagctcccggctaattttttgtatttttagtagaggcggggtttcacca is drawn from Homo sapiens chromosome 3, GRCh38.p14 Primary Assembly and contains these coding sequences:
- the MAP4 gene encoding microtubule-associated protein 4 isoform X6, giving the protein MADLSLADALTEPSPDIEGEIKRDFIATLEAEAFDDVVGETVGKTDYIPLLDVDEKTGNSESKKKPCSETSQIEDLPLPPHPASLSFHLPLDTPSSKPTLLANGGHGVEGSDTTGESKSLGMASGSGSPTEFLEEKMAYQEYPNSQNWPEDTNFCFQPEQVVDPIQTDPFKMYHDDDLADLVFPSSATADTSIFAGQNDPLKDSYGMSPCNTAVVPQGWSVEALNSPHSESFVSPEAVAEPPQPTAVPLELAKEIEMASEERPPAQALEIMMGLKTTDMAPSKETEMALAKDMALATKTEVALAKDMESPTKLDVTLAKDMQPSMESDMALVKDMELPTEKEVALVKDVRWPTETDVSSAKNVVLPTETEVAPAKDVTLLKETERASPIKMDLAPSKDMGPPKENKKETERASPIKMDLAPSKDMGPPKENKIVPAKDLVLLSEIEVAQANDIISSTEISSAEKVALSSETEVALARDMTLPPETNVILTKDKALPLEAEVAPVKDMAQLPETEIAPAKDVAPSTVKEVGLLKDMSPLSETEMALGKDVTPPPETEVVLIKNVCLPPEMEVALTEDQVPALKTEAPLAKDGVLTLANNVTPAKDVPPLSETEATPVPIKDMEIAQTQKGISEDSHLESLQDVGQSAAPTFMISPETVTGTGKKCSLPAEEDSVLEKLGERKPCNSQPSELSSETSANFMYCGTPPTQAKQVCRPSDRRSTRPKPARVPPELLGGSPPWKTLDHRLGHCSLSESGWVSGSSSCGGPGNQRKSIHVDSLEPQRDLGREAWDIESTPIMMKKKKKKPKQKRYSQPRAGGPSDDDNADKPKGHPFAADTQKSGVLPSQPTTMGTEYGLVSGENLKRECLVNSSAARLVAENFVSESLRIPLYPSEEAPKTAISSQSKLRVEEESKSNKSVLQNQDKKLLKQHEYKPQPAPHLKTPVDKSQSVGPLNLKGPLAEVSAYNVETPLDIRLKEGCSPFLDQEVMGVVSKPTAAKEIPNLVPTLIASNPLECNLKEGNNESKMTKLQNVKLKEFPEGAEEDKELKKEAFPNERQEISIFTSEQLQGQVLVQVPGVENEPFKRMAGDGKSRKGRGSSGKMRTDSGKVKAKSELPFLLDSQKDGRAVLIPSEPVSKTEGMTTQDKSEELGLNSSKQPGTKADLTEAVVMGEPKEMTQPKVAGTMQALIPLESGSGMTQTSGVSTETGDVVKDMGVNNQSKEGRCPWKDHEAAPWISEKPKKRGNEGKSKKFKNNYSTQPARMERKEEILNPPFEGKDGDTGSIPHKSKEIGFTFPKMHDSSFSHTPDTPTVEAVDRKGGNFQVNFVELGTLGENKISTVKASTVTEPPAKVTDVSCQEQIQGAGFVPSVVSEENKTDAANRYTAVADKPSKRSNDGKSKKVKNSSPEKHILENKIDATKIHVPMETTGDQGIEGMAYMDENRNITFTCPRTPSELINKSSPLEVLESAACEKLPTPTPQVVKEGDSFPDTLAKNGQEIAPAQISKSLMVDNYTKDGVPGQERPKGPSAVVPSTSTGGVALPITTAIETVNIHGDHSLKNKAELADSMKNEAGIDEGHVIGESESVHSGASKHSVEKVTELAKGHLLPGVPVEDQSLPGEARALEGYADRGNFPAHPVNEEKETKEGSVAVQIPDLLEDKAQKLSFCEDQNAQDRNSKGSDSLNKKVDLTLLSPKSENDKLKEISLACKITELESVSLPTPEIQSDFLHSKVEAPPSEVADTLVIMTASKGVRLPEPKDKILETPQKMTEKSESKTPGEGKKEDKSRMAEPMKGYMRPTKSRGLTPLLPKSTIQEQERHKQLKSAGIARPEEGRPVVSGTGNDITTPPNKELPPSPEKKTKPLATTQPAKTSTSKAKTQPTSLPKQPAPTTIGGLNKKPMSLASGLVPAAPPKRPAVASARPSILPSKDVKPKPIADAKAPEKRASPSKPASAPASRSGSKSTQTVAKTTTAAAVASTGPSSRSPSTLLPKKPTAIKTEGKPAEVKKMTAKSVPADLSRPKSTSTSSMKKTTTLSGTAPAAGVVPSRVKATPMPSRPSTTPFIDKKPTSAKPSSTTPRLSRLATNTSAPDLKNVRSKVGSTENIKHQPGGGRAKVEKKTEAAATTRKPESNAVTKTAGPIASAQKQPAGKVQIVSKKVSYSHIQSKCGSKDNIKHVPGGGNVQIQNKKVDISKVSSKCGSKANIKHKPGGGDVKIESQKLNFKEKAQAKVGSLDNVGHLPAGGAVKTEGGGSEAPLCPGPPAGEEPAISEAAPEAGAPTSASGLNGHPTLSGGGDQREAQTLDSQIQETSI